One genomic region from Pseudoduganella dura encodes:
- a CDS encoding helix-turn-helix transcriptional regulator, which translates to MNQPDHRRLLGAFIRAHRERLPPTAKAGRRRTPGLRREELADASCVSVTWITWLEQGRDVAASAAALARLADALQLTSAERASMFDLAQKRDPVPARSQADLPGDLLTLPSLFTAPAYLLDRTWTVRAWNPPAAHLFSGWLDDDTADRNLMRFVFLSPLAQVVIADWPERCRRLAAEFRADFSRFPHDAAMLALIEELSVKSPLFARCWQEQAVLHREGGERTFNHAASGVLRFLQTTLLVASQQECKLVCLAPA; encoded by the coding sequence ATGAACCAGCCCGATCATCGCCGCCTCCTCGGCGCCTTCATCCGTGCCCACCGTGAGCGCCTGCCACCGACGGCCAAGGCAGGCAGGCGGCGCACGCCCGGCCTGCGGCGCGAAGAACTGGCCGACGCCTCCTGCGTCAGCGTTACCTGGATCACGTGGCTGGAACAGGGGCGCGACGTCGCGGCGTCCGCCGCGGCGCTGGCCCGTCTTGCCGATGCGTTGCAGCTCACTTCGGCCGAACGCGCCTCGATGTTCGACCTGGCGCAGAAGCGCGACCCGGTGCCTGCCAGGTCCCAGGCCGACCTGCCCGGCGACCTTCTCACCCTGCCGTCGCTGTTCACGGCCCCGGCCTACCTGCTCGACCGCACCTGGACCGTCAGGGCCTGGAACCCTCCCGCGGCGCACCTGTTCAGCGGCTGGCTGGATGACGACACGGCGGACCGCAACCTGATGCGCTTCGTCTTCCTCTCGCCGCTTGCGCAGGTTGTGATCGCCGACTGGCCGGAACGGTGCCGGCGCCTCGCCGCCGAGTTCCGTGCCGATTTCAGCCGTTTCCCGCACGATGCGGCCATGCTGGCACTGATCGAAGAGCTGTCGGTGAAAAGCCCGCTGTTCGCGCGCTGCTGGCAGGAGCAGGCTGTCCTGCATCGCGAAGGGGGCGAACGCACGTTCAATCACGCGGCAAGCGGCGTGCTGCGCTTCCTGCAGACGACGCTGCTGGTCGCCTCGCAGCAGGAATGCAAGCTGGTCTGCCTGGCGCCGGCATGA
- a CDS encoding tetratricopeptide repeat protein: MTRVLRLTAQAARNTVLAALFAAALAGCARDLPPDTARIEALAMAAAQRGDMAAESELRRLAGGGNAVAERELGILYRARPDRRAEAMSLLRRAATANDAQAAFHLGEAYRTSPGNAAGPSAAWQWYQRAAEGGQAKAALMLGMMAKNGDGVPRDAATAARWLQVASELGNAHAMFLLSYAYRDGDGVAPDPQRARELLEESAEREYPPALQELALTVEDPQRASHLMKEATEHRRNNWNRF; encoded by the coding sequence ATGACGCGCGTGCTCCGGTTGACGGCGCAGGCGGCACGCAATACCGTGCTGGCGGCCCTGTTCGCCGCCGCGCTGGCGGGTTGCGCCCGCGACCTGCCGCCCGACACGGCCCGGATCGAAGCGCTGGCCATGGCGGCGGCGCAGCGTGGCGACATGGCGGCCGAGAGCGAGCTGCGCCGCCTGGCCGGCGGCGGCAACGCGGTCGCCGAGCGGGAACTGGGCATCCTGTACCGCGCGCGGCCCGACCGCCGGGCCGAAGCGATGTCGCTACTGCGGCGCGCCGCCACGGCGAACGATGCGCAGGCCGCGTTCCACCTCGGCGAGGCATACCGCACCTCGCCCGGCAATGCCGCCGGCCCCTCCGCCGCGTGGCAGTGGTACCAGCGCGCGGCCGAAGGCGGCCAGGCGAAGGCCGCGCTGATGCTGGGGATGATGGCGAAGAACGGCGACGGCGTGCCGCGCGACGCCGCCACCGCGGCGCGCTGGCTGCAAGTGGCCAGCGAATTGGGCAACGCGCATGCGATGTTCCTGCTGTCGTACGCCTACCGCGACGGCGATGGCGTGGCGCCCGATCCGCAACGGGCCCGCGAGCTGCTGGAAGAATCGGCCGAGCGCGAATATCCGCCGGCGCTGCAGGAACTGGCGCTGACGGTGGAAGACCCGCAGCGCGCCAGCCATTTGATGAAAGAGGCCACCGAACACCGGCGCAACAACTGGAACCGGTTTTGA
- a CDS encoding IS4 family transposase, producing MHARQIIQRLLGQECPSIHAKRRACLAQIVQAAARAGLGVVRIGKQLRSQTSLRHRIKCCDRLLSNPHLAKERVQIYRAMSQRLLQSRQYVQVAVDWSEIRADGSAQLLRAAAIIEGRAFTLYEEVHPQERLAASLVHKCFMKTLKTILPAHCRAIIITDAGFRATWFKTLNQLGFGWVGRIRNRDLVCQQNGNDWFGCKSLYSRATAKARDLGYFFHVRSNPVDCRLVLYKSKSKGRHCLTKSGQPARAHHSKKNSAAQCEPWLLAVSPALAQLRADDIIKIYSGRMQIEQTFRDLKNAKWGMALRHSQTTSLLRLAALLLIGALLTYALWLIGLAARAAGYEVHYGSHPKAGSCLSIFSLAMHWVDDYRRPRLSPSAIKYAFIELVSMVRTWEFEG from the coding sequence ATGCATGCACGCCAAATCATACAACGATTGTTGGGGCAGGAGTGCCCATCAATTCACGCTAAACGCCGAGCTTGCCTAGCTCAAATTGTGCAAGCTGCAGCTCGTGCCGGGCTGGGCGTTGTACGCATCGGTAAGCAGCTCAGGTCACAAACAAGTCTTCGGCATCGCATCAAGTGCTGTGACCGTTTGCTGAGCAATCCCCATCTGGCCAAAGAGCGGGTGCAGATATACCGAGCAATGAGCCAACGCCTTCTTCAATCCAGGCAATACGTGCAGGTAGCAGTAGATTGGTCAGAAATTCGCGCAGATGGCAGTGCTCAATTGCTGCGTGCAGCAGCCATCATCGAAGGACGCGCCTTTACGCTCTACGAGGAGGTCCACCCTCAGGAGAGGCTCGCGGCATCTTTGGTCCATAAGTGCTTCATGAAGACCCTGAAAACCATCCTGCCAGCGCACTGTCGCGCCATCATCATCACCGATGCAGGATTTCGTGCTACGTGGTTTAAAACGCTCAATCAGCTCGGCTTTGGCTGGGTCGGACGGATACGCAACCGTGATTTGGTGTGCCAACAGAACGGCAACGACTGGTTCGGCTGCAAAAGCTTGTACTCAAGAGCTACCGCAAAAGCGCGCGATTTGGGCTATTTTTTTCATGTCCGCTCCAACCCTGTCGACTGCCGATTAGTGCTGTACAAGTCCAAATCGAAAGGACGGCATTGCTTGACGAAATCCGGTCAACCTGCGCGCGCGCACCACAGCAAGAAAAACAGCGCTGCCCAATGTGAGCCTTGGCTACTCGCCGTTTCGCCAGCACTGGCACAGCTTCGTGCAGACGACATCATCAAAATTTACTCTGGGCGCATGCAAATCGAGCAGACTTTCCGCGACCTGAAGAATGCCAAATGGGGAATGGCACTGCGACATAGCCAGACTACAAGCCTGCTTCGTCTGGCGGCACTTTTACTAATCGGTGCATTGCTCACTTATGCCTTATGGCTGATCGGCTTAGCGGCACGAGCGGCTGGCTATGAAGTCCACTACGGCAGCCATCCCAAGGCAGGCAGCTGCCTTTCAATCTTCTCGTTGGCAATGCACTGGGTCGACGACTATCGTCGACCCAGGCTCTCCCCATCGGCCATCAAATATGCATTTATCGAACTCGTTTCGATGGTCCGCACTTGGGAATTCGAGGGGTAG
- a CDS encoding class I SAM-dependent methyltransferase, which produces MNMSMSSHNDIVNSQFGPQAHAYLASAVHASGEDLDRMASLAGRWPDAVALDMGCGGGHATFRLAPLVGKVVACDLSEPMLRVVAEEAGRRGFGNVVTRCSAVESLPCPSGSFDVAVTRYSAHHWRDVPAGLAQMHRVLKPGGMAIFMDVVAPGVPLLDTWLQSLELLRDPSHVRNASPDEWRAALSTAGFAVGEATTYRLRLDFASWVERMQTPASHIAAIRSLQRRAGSEVTDYFAIEEDGSFTVDTILITGKA; this is translated from the coding sequence ATGAACATGAGCATGAGCAGCCACAACGATATCGTGAACAGCCAGTTCGGCCCGCAAGCGCACGCCTATCTCGCCAGCGCGGTCCACGCCAGCGGCGAAGACCTGGACCGGATGGCCAGCCTGGCGGGACGGTGGCCGGACGCCGTTGCGCTGGACATGGGCTGCGGCGGCGGGCATGCCACCTTCCGGCTGGCGCCGCTGGTGGGCAAGGTGGTCGCCTGCGATCTCTCCGAACCCATGCTTCGCGTGGTGGCCGAGGAAGCAGGCCGCCGCGGGTTCGGCAATGTGGTGACCAGGTGCAGCGCCGTGGAGTCGCTGCCTTGTCCCTCCGGTTCCTTCGACGTGGCCGTGACCCGGTACAGCGCCCACCACTGGCGCGACGTTCCCGCCGGCCTGGCACAGATGCACCGCGTACTGAAGCCGGGCGGGATGGCCATCTTCATGGATGTCGTCGCGCCCGGCGTGCCGCTGCTCGATACGTGGCTGCAAAGCCTGGAATTGCTGCGCGACCCTTCGCATGTCCGCAATGCGTCGCCGGACGAATGGCGCGCCGCGCTGTCCACGGCGGGGTTCGCCGTCGGCGAAGCGACGACATACCGCCTGCGCCTGGACTTCGCCTCGTGGGTCGAACGGATGCAGACGCCGGCATCGCATATCGCGGCCATCCGCTCGCTGCAGCGGCGTGCCGGGTCGGAAGTGACCGACTACTTCGCCATCGAGGAGGATGGCAGTTTTACGGTGGACACGATCCTGATCACCGGCAAGGCCTGA
- a CDS encoding metal-dependent hydrolase, with the protein MASSNAHHSTGFAAGLIAAVLVFHAGASGPWHAWSILALVSGAAGGTAPDWLEVAWWSRKRKLWITHRTWTHWGIAWGALLVYSYLSLNKMAWAPAAFGFAAGGMMHLLADWPNPLGIPWILGRHSLNLWKSGKCDMVIVVSAWLAAFVVADRFCFQSRYTHEFIVLARKACLTLLRA; encoded by the coding sequence ATGGCTTCCAGCAATGCGCATCATTCGACTGGTTTCGCTGCTGGATTGATTGCTGCTGTTCTCGTATTTCACGCAGGGGCCAGTGGCCCCTGGCACGCATGGAGCATCCTTGCGCTCGTCTCGGGCGCGGCTGGCGGGACGGCGCCCGACTGGCTCGAGGTGGCCTGGTGGTCCCGGAAGCGAAAATTGTGGATCACCCATCGAACATGGACGCATTGGGGAATCGCGTGGGGTGCGTTACTGGTCTATTCGTATCTCTCCCTGAATAAAATGGCGTGGGCGCCAGCGGCGTTCGGATTTGCTGCCGGCGGCATGATGCATTTGCTTGCAGACTGGCCAAATCCGCTGGGAATCCCATGGATACTGGGTCGCCATTCGCTTAATCTATGGAAAAGCGGCAAATGCGACATGGTGATTGTCGTTTCGGCGTGGCTCGCGGCGTTCGTCGTTGCCGATCGATTCTGTTTTCAGAGCCGATACACCCATGAATTCATCGTCCTGGCAAGGAAGGCCTGTCTGACCTTGCTGCGCGCCTAG
- a CDS encoding TonB-dependent receptor plug domain-containing protein: MSTLRLAVLSALYGSSALVFSHTALAQDTQGQPAAASQPMQTVSVVGSRRATSSATDTVVPIDVIPMTAAAEKGGQFDLSQTLTNISPSFNSTRQSGADGADLVDSAALRGLGSDQTLVLVNGKRRHSSSLVNLFGARNRGNTGTDLNAIPMLAIRDVQVLRDGAAAQYGSDAIAGVMDIGLKKTLGCEAVAGYGQYSAGDGENWLASAYCGIALGGGVVGITGEYLNRGRSDRSEPDNPRIIGDSKTENQTLYVNGEIPTGVANNSGRFYFTGGVQKRDASSAAFGRGGVGSDDIPSRNSAAMYPDGFVPFINGDMDDRYAIVGHRARLGEWNADLSQTYGYSRLMYDISDTLNASLANADLLGGGRGVSPDHFDAGGFSFEQWTTNADFARYFDGVLGKGLNVAFGGEYRVEKYKIFAGEPGSYVDADGVGTGGNAGSQGFPGFQPGDVTNARRHSTALYLDLEADLTDAAKVQGAVRWEKYSDFGSTVTGKLAGSYRVAPTALLRASASTGFRAPSLQQAYFSSTFTDFIGGVPTDVVLAPNGGAVATLAGIPKLKEEKSTSFTLGTTWTPTESISVTADLYHIKIRDRIVLSGRFDADNYPELAARLSTLGVGQAQFFVNSVDTKTQGLDLTASHRGTLLGNRLTTFLAANFSKTTVEDIHAPASLAGYEDVLLSERERLFIEQGGPRRKATLGFDYATGPLETNFKIIHFGPQTLGTFSGTAAGVPNLHYEAKTSADLAFTYSVNKNIKFTAGANNIFGAKPTAQNADETDNGFKYDSVQFGLNGTSYVARLHVKF, from the coding sequence TTGTCCACGCTACGCCTTGCCGTCCTGTCCGCCCTGTACGGATCTTCCGCCCTTGTCTTTTCCCATACCGCGCTGGCGCAGGACACCCAAGGGCAGCCGGCGGCAGCATCGCAGCCGATGCAGACCGTGAGCGTGGTCGGTTCGCGCCGCGCCACCAGCTCCGCCACCGATACCGTGGTGCCGATCGACGTGATCCCGATGACCGCCGCCGCCGAGAAAGGCGGCCAGTTCGACCTGTCGCAGACGCTGACCAACATCTCGCCGTCGTTCAATTCCACCCGCCAGTCGGGTGCCGACGGCGCCGACCTGGTCGATTCCGCCGCGCTGCGCGGCCTGGGTTCGGACCAGACGCTGGTGCTGGTGAACGGCAAGCGCCGCCACTCGTCGTCGCTGGTCAACCTGTTCGGCGCGCGCAACCGCGGCAACACGGGCACCGACCTGAACGCGATCCCGATGCTGGCGATCCGCGACGTGCAGGTGCTGCGCGACGGCGCAGCCGCCCAGTACGGCTCCGACGCGATCGCCGGCGTGATGGACATCGGCCTGAAGAAAACGCTCGGCTGCGAAGCGGTCGCCGGCTACGGCCAGTACTCGGCCGGCGACGGCGAGAACTGGCTCGCTTCGGCCTACTGCGGCATCGCGCTGGGCGGCGGCGTGGTCGGCATCACCGGCGAATACCTGAACCGCGGGCGTTCCGACCGTTCCGAGCCGGACAATCCGCGCATCATCGGCGACTCGAAAACCGAGAACCAGACGCTGTACGTGAACGGCGAGATCCCCACCGGCGTGGCCAACAACTCCGGCCGGTTCTACTTCACCGGCGGCGTGCAGAAGCGCGACGCGTCGTCGGCCGCCTTCGGCCGCGGCGGCGTCGGTTCCGACGACATCCCGAGCCGGAACTCGGCGGCGATGTACCCGGACGGCTTCGTGCCCTTCATCAACGGCGACATGGACGACCGCTACGCGATCGTGGGCCACCGCGCCCGCCTGGGCGAATGGAACGCGGATCTTTCGCAGACCTACGGCTACAGCCGCCTGATGTACGACATCAGCGACACGCTGAACGCGTCGCTCGCCAATGCCGACCTGCTGGGCGGCGGCCGGGGCGTGAGCCCCGACCACTTCGACGCCGGCGGCTTCTCGTTCGAGCAGTGGACCACCAACGCCGACTTCGCGCGCTACTTCGACGGCGTGCTGGGCAAGGGCCTGAACGTGGCGTTCGGCGGCGAATACCGCGTCGAGAAGTACAAGATCTTCGCCGGCGAGCCGGGTTCGTACGTGGATGCCGACGGCGTGGGTACCGGCGGCAATGCCGGCAGCCAGGGTTTCCCCGGCTTCCAGCCCGGCGACGTGACGAACGCGCGCCGCCACAGCACCGCGCTGTACCTCGACCTGGAAGCCGACCTGACCGACGCGGCCAAGGTGCAGGGCGCCGTGCGCTGGGAAAAATACAGCGACTTCGGCTCCACCGTGACCGGCAAGCTGGCCGGCAGCTACCGCGTGGCGCCCACGGCGCTGCTGCGCGCCTCGGCCAGCACGGGCTTCCGCGCGCCGTCGCTGCAGCAGGCCTACTTCTCGTCGACCTTCACCGACTTCATCGGCGGCGTGCCGACGGACGTGGTGCTGGCGCCGAACGGCGGCGCCGTCGCCACGCTGGCCGGCATCCCGAAACTGAAGGAAGAAAAGTCGACCAGCTTCACGCTGGGCACCACGTGGACGCCGACCGAATCGATCTCCGTGACGGCCGACCTGTACCACATCAAGATCCGCGATCGCATCGTGCTGTCCGGCCGCTTCGATGCCGACAACTACCCGGAACTGGCCGCGCGCCTCTCCACGCTGGGCGTGGGCCAGGCGCAGTTCTTCGTCAACTCGGTGGACACGAAAACACAGGGCCTGGACCTGACCGCATCGCACCGCGGCACGCTGCTGGGCAACCGGCTGACCACGTTCCTGGCCGCGAATTTCTCCAAGACGACGGTCGAGGACATCCACGCGCCGGCATCGCTCGCCGGGTACGAGGATGTGCTGCTGTCCGAGCGCGAGCGCCTGTTCATCGAACAGGGCGGCCCGCGCCGCAAGGCCACGCTGGGCTTCGACTACGCGACCGGCCCGCTGGAAACGAACTTCAAGATCATCCACTTCGGCCCGCAAACGCTCGGCACGTTCAGCGGCACCGCCGCCGGCGTACCGAACCTGCACTACGAAGCGAAGACGTCCGCCGACCTGGCGTTCACCTACAGCGTGAACAAGAACATCAAGTTCACCGCCGGCGCCAACAACATCTTCGGCGCCAAGCCGACCGCGCAGAACGCCGACGAAACCGACAACGGCTTCAAGTACGACAGCGTGCAGTTCGGCCTGAACGGCACGTCGTACGTGGCGCGGCTGCATGTGAAGTTCTGA
- a CDS encoding bifunctional 2',3'-cyclic-nucleotide 2'-phosphodiesterase/3'-nucleotidase, giving the protein MKTNITMLAALVAAGLAGCGGSGHDRGNATAPQTPAPSGIPEGTTVTFALMETTDLHSNVLGYNYYALAEDTSLGMDRTATLIAAARAENPNNVLLDDGDVIQGTLLSDLQAITKLIPCTATLAVHKAMNALNYDGGGFGNHEFNYGLPFLSQVTNTDLNIPGVTKPAGTCGAPTFPLVLTNVTGVASGKPLFQPYAVLPRAFVAKAPDGSNVNVVVNIGIMSFVPPQILEWDQRHLAGKVAVSGSKEAAAQYIPELRGKGANVIVALSHGGLDVGAYSPKMENQSYHLAGTGIDALMIGHSHLIFPKGKETGAAALDPSLAALPASANVDAINGFVNGVPAVMAQSWGRRLGIIRMTMVYQGGKWVTQPAKTTVESRGFKYTDGVTNVKADPAIAALIAGEHAATIAYAKEPLGVTTDFEMSSYFSLAGDVTAIQLVNQAQIDYVKNFIATSTDATLASYKSIPVISCSAPFKAGRNGPSDFTDVAPGATAAVPVGLQIRNPGDLYLYGNNNLQAVKIKGSDLKAWLEASAKQFGRIDPASTAEQDLVPSYGTIYNYDVFYAENNALIYQIDVTKPAGSRIVNLTYQGKPVADADDFIVATNDYRAGGGGGVPGIDGSKTIIKSPDANQTVVSNYLQAIGKSGGGKVTLASNGSARSWSFAKVKTAGPVILRSAPGHLGVARANGIDVVSGEAGLDASGFMKYTIDLSK; this is encoded by the coding sequence ATGAAAACAAACATCACGATGCTGGCGGCGCTGGTGGCGGCCGGGCTGGCGGGTTGCGGTGGCAGCGGCCACGACAGGGGCAATGCGACGGCGCCGCAGACGCCGGCCCCGAGCGGCATCCCGGAAGGCACCACCGTTACGTTCGCCCTGATGGAGACGACCGACCTGCACTCGAACGTGCTCGGCTATAACTACTACGCGCTGGCCGAGGACACGAGCCTGGGCATGGACCGCACCGCCACGCTGATCGCCGCCGCGCGCGCGGAAAACCCGAACAATGTGCTGCTCGACGATGGCGACGTGATCCAGGGCACGCTGCTGTCCGACCTGCAGGCGATCACGAAGCTGATCCCCTGCACCGCCACGCTGGCCGTGCACAAGGCGATGAACGCGCTCAACTACGACGGCGGCGGCTTCGGCAACCACGAATTCAACTACGGCCTGCCCTTCCTGTCGCAAGTGACAAACACGGACCTGAACATTCCCGGCGTGACGAAGCCCGCTGGCACCTGCGGCGCCCCCACGTTCCCGCTGGTGCTGACGAACGTGACCGGCGTGGCCAGCGGCAAGCCGCTGTTCCAGCCGTATGCCGTGCTGCCGCGCGCTTTTGTTGCGAAGGCGCCGGACGGCAGCAACGTCAACGTCGTCGTCAACATCGGCATCATGAGCTTCGTGCCGCCGCAGATCCTGGAATGGGACCAGCGGCACCTGGCCGGCAAGGTGGCCGTCTCCGGTTCGAAGGAAGCGGCGGCGCAGTATATCCCCGAGCTGCGCGGCAAGGGCGCGAACGTGATCGTGGCGCTGTCGCACGGCGGCCTCGATGTGGGCGCCTACAGCCCGAAGATGGAAAACCAGAGCTACCACCTGGCCGGCACCGGCATCGATGCGCTGATGATCGGCCACTCGCACCTGATCTTCCCGAAGGGGAAGGAAACCGGCGCCGCCGCGCTCGATCCTTCGCTGGCCGCGCTGCCCGCCAGCGCCAATGTCGATGCGATCAACGGTTTCGTGAACGGCGTGCCGGCCGTGATGGCGCAGAGCTGGGGCCGCCGCCTCGGCATCATCAGGATGACGATGGTGTACCAGGGCGGCAAATGGGTCACGCAGCCGGCGAAGACCACCGTGGAATCGCGCGGCTTCAAGTACACCGACGGCGTGACGAACGTGAAGGCCGATCCGGCCATCGCCGCGCTGATCGCCGGCGAGCATGCCGCCACGATCGCCTACGCCAAGGAACCGCTGGGCGTGACGACGGACTTCGAGATGTCGTCGTATTTCTCGCTGGCGGGCGACGTGACCGCGATCCAGCTGGTGAACCAGGCGCAGATCGACTACGTGAAGAACTTCATCGCCACCAGCACCGACGCCACGCTGGCGAGCTACAAAAGCATTCCGGTGATCTCGTGCAGCGCGCCGTTCAAGGCCGGGCGCAACGGCCCTTCGGACTTCACCGACGTGGCGCCGGGCGCCACCGCCGCCGTGCCGGTCGGCCTGCAGATCCGCAACCCGGGCGACCTTTACCTTTACGGCAACAACAACCTGCAGGCCGTGAAGATCAAGGGTTCGGACCTGAAGGCATGGCTGGAAGCATCGGCGAAGCAGTTCGGCCGCATCGACCCGGCCAGCACCGCCGAGCAGGACCTGGTACCGAGCTACGGCACGATCTACAACTACGACGTGTTCTATGCCGAGAACAACGCGCTCATCTACCAGATCGACGTGACGAAGCCGGCAGGCAGCCGCATCGTCAACCTGACCTACCAGGGCAAGCCGGTGGCGGATGCGGACGACTTCATCGTCGCCACCAACGACTACCGCGCCGGCGGCGGCGGCGGCGTGCCGGGCATCGACGGCAGCAAGACGATCATCAAGTCGCCGGATGCGAACCAGACCGTGGTATCGAACTACCTGCAGGCCATCGGCAAGAGCGGCGGCGGCAAGGTGACCCTGGCCTCGAACGGCAGCGCGCGCAGCTGGTCGTTCGCGAAGGTGAAGACGGCCGGTCCGGTGATCCTGCGTTCCGCGCCGGGCCACCTGGGCGTCGCCCGGGCCAACGGCATCGACGTCGTCAGCGGCGAAGCGGGCCTCGATGCCAGCGGCTTCATGAAGTACACGATCGACCTGTCGAAATGA
- the coaD gene encoding pantetheine-phosphate adenylyltransferase: MKRIGFSGTLDPITNGHMWVIGEARSIADEVIVFLSQNSTKQPRFSAEERRAIVLESCAERQWNNVQVLIVKSDYTARVARKHGVDYLIRGIRTTADFDYENLIQQTNVEVIGGAKTLFVMPPRDLGSVSSSFVKALEGPVGWNWTTRKFVPAPAYRAWILSWLHKEWQALFPGEAAGQWFAKLTGADAYGGATRHYHNLDHLVHGLAEIRAWAANTGAAERDADLMRAAFWFHDAHYGHEPAAVSNEEASAQLWLGSGLEADAGRAEEVATLIRATDHLQAGPIAHPLKDALLGVDLAILGQDEEVYGHYARGIRAEYGHVADERYSEQRNRVLEHLRGKASAGTLYADPWFAEQYNEPAIANMTWELGGNAGA; encoded by the coding sequence ATGAAAAGAATCGGTTTCTCGGGCACGCTGGACCCGATCACCAACGGCCACATGTGGGTGATCGGCGAAGCCCGCTCGATCGCGGACGAAGTGATCGTCTTCCTGTCGCAGAACTCCACCAAGCAGCCCCGTTTCTCTGCCGAGGAGCGGCGCGCGATCGTGCTGGAGAGCTGCGCCGAACGGCAGTGGAACAATGTGCAGGTGCTGATCGTGAAGAGCGATTACACGGCGCGCGTGGCGCGCAAGCACGGCGTGGATTACCTGATCCGCGGCATCCGCACCACCGCCGATTTCGATTACGAAAACCTGATCCAGCAGACCAACGTGGAAGTGATCGGCGGCGCCAAGACGCTGTTCGTGATGCCGCCGCGCGACCTGGGGTCGGTCAGTTCCAGCTTCGTCAAGGCGCTGGAAGGCCCGGTGGGCTGGAACTGGACGACCCGCAAATTCGTGCCGGCGCCGGCCTACCGCGCATGGATACTCAGCTGGCTCCACAAGGAATGGCAGGCGCTGTTCCCGGGCGAGGCGGCGGGGCAATGGTTCGCGAAGCTGACCGGCGCCGATGCCTACGGCGGCGCCACGCGCCACTACCACAACCTCGATCACCTGGTGCACGGCCTGGCCGAGATCCGCGCATGGGCCGCCAACACGGGGGCCGCCGAACGCGACGCGGACCTGATGCGCGCCGCCTTCTGGTTCCACGACGCGCACTACGGCCACGAGCCGGCCGCCGTGTCGAACGAGGAAGCCAGCGCGCAGCTGTGGCTCGGCAGCGGCCTGGAAGCCGATGCCGGCCGCGCGGAGGAGGTGGCCACGCTGATCCGCGCCACCGATCACCTGCAGGCCGGCCCCATTGCACACCCGCTCAAGGATGCGCTGCTGGGCGTGGACCTGGCGATCCTGGGGCAGGACGAGGAAGTGTACGGCCACTACGCACGCGGCATCCGCGCCGAATACGGCCACGTGGCGGACGAACGCTACAGCGAGCAGCGCAACCGCGTGCTCGAACACCTGCGCGGCAAGGCCAGTGCCGGCACGCTGTACGCCGACCCGTGGTTCGCCGAGCAGTACAACGAGCCGGCCATCGCCAACATGACATGGGAGCTGGGGGGCAACGCCGGTGCATGA